A genomic region of Myxosarcina sp. GI1 contains the following coding sequences:
- a CDS encoding S-layer domain-containing protein codes for MFKPKYFKPTTLLVTLTLNTVAVTSLFNTNPAAAQLFPSQRERDFPRREDSRDRYSPLTIPRGVVIPVEYEREKILVTKEETVPVTLTVAANIRSRDRQTLIPYGSEIVGQIEPAGDGSRFVAEEIVFPDGSAQYINASSDIVTRTETVKKGAGTGDILKGAAIGGAAATVLAGIFGDVNAVEVLGGAGAGALAGILLGGRKAELVSIDPNQDLDLTLESDLALR; via the coding sequence ATGTTTAAACCTAAATACTTTAAACCAACCACCTTACTAGTAACATTGACTCTCAATACGGTCGCTGTTACCTCATTGTTTAATACCAATCCTGCTGCGGCGCAGCTTTTTCCTTCTCAAAGAGAAAGAGATTTTCCCAGACGAGAAGACAGCCGCGATCGCTACAGTCCCTTAACCATACCCAGAGGAGTCGTTATTCCCGTAGAATACGAGCGAGAAAAAATTCTTGTTACTAAAGAAGAAACCGTACCCGTAACTCTTACCGTTGCCGCTAATATCAGAAGTAGAGATCGGCAAACACTAATTCCTTACGGTAGTGAAATAGTAGGACAAATCGAACCCGCTGGCGATGGTTCGCGTTTTGTTGCCGAAGAAATTGTGTTTCCCGACGGTTCGGCACAGTATATCAATGCTAGTTCTGATATTGTTACCCGTACCGAAACGGTAAAAAAAGGAGCGGGTACGGGAGACATTCTCAAAGGAGCAGCAATTGGCGGAGCGGCAGCCACCGTACTTGCTGGAATCTTTGGCGATGTTAATGCAGTGGAAGTTTTAGGCGGAGCGGGAGCGGGTGCCTTAGCAGGAATACTACTAGGGGGAAGGAAAGCAGAGCTAGTTTCCATCGACCCCAACCAAGATCTCGATCTTACTTTAGAGTCGGATTTAGCTCTACGTTGA
- the pgl gene encoding 6-phosphogluconolactonase: MKKFVEILPDKASLIDRSLEIVLTKLKSTIAAKDRCAIALAGGSTPKPLYEALASQSLPWEKIHIFWGDERYVSATHSDSNQLMARQAWLEKVNFPAENIHPMPTAANNPEADAKKYEAELRDFFQTESEVPVFDLILLGMGDDGHTASLFPHTEVLNVSDRSIGVGNKDGQPRLTFTIPLINHANCVLFMVAGENKRSALQQVFADEADARNYPSRSIQPQGELWWLLDKSAGAVLEK, encoded by the coding sequence GACAAAGCCAGCTTAATCGACCGTAGTTTAGAAATAGTTTTAACCAAATTAAAGTCAACAATAGCAGCAAAAGATAGATGTGCGATCGCCCTGGCTGGAGGCAGCACTCCCAAACCGCTTTACGAAGCTCTAGCCAGTCAGTCTTTACCCTGGGAAAAAATTCATATTTTTTGGGGGGACGAACGTTACGTCTCTGCTACCCATAGCGATAGCAATCAGCTTATGGCACGTCAGGCTTGGTTGGAGAAAGTAAATTTTCCTGCTGAGAATATTCATCCTATGCCAACGGCAGCCAACAACCCCGAAGCGGATGCTAAAAAATATGAAGCCGAATTACGAGATTTTTTTCAAACCGAATCTGAAGTTCCCGTTTTCGATCTGATTTTGTTGGGGATGGGAGATGACGGACATACAGCTTCGCTATTTCCTCATACAGAAGTGCTCAATGTCAGCGATCGCTCGATCGGAGTAGGTAATAAAGACGGGCAACCACGTCTGACTTTTACTATTCCTCTCATTAATCATGCCAATTGTGTTTTGTTTATGGTGGCAGGAGAAAATAAGCGTTCGGCACTCCAACAAGTCTTTGCCGACGAAGCCGATGCCAGGAATTATCCCAGTCGTTCGATCCAACCTCAAGGAGAACTATGGTGGTTATTAGATAAATCCGCAGGAGCGGTATTGGAAAAATAA
- a CDS encoding FHA domain-containing protein, which produces MITCPNCNHQNPQEALQCENCYSSLPGSASCPNCGAAVQTDATFCGQCGFNLNAVNLVPETEVAETIVTSQTTLKPEEPAAASTSSPMVSPWDEESPAAEYAPESDFVESSNSTEFIDPIDTPAANREASEPEPTIVTSPEERDLETSETAFASSEPNMNGESATETYTNAPVEDSDLETETFAPVAIEPEANASVSEPLSTEESVITFADENEETFSQKKELSSTTDEASSVEADMAIEDIGTSVAASELPDFQKDTSTAASISDSDESFDSATQLQSSNISLLHVQTNTPLLVPPNLDLIHIGKPNNKIPPDIDVSGFAHSEVVSRIHADLRVEGDIYFIEDVGSSNGTYVNHTSLIPGNRHRLRAGDRISLGKEDLVSFIFQID; this is translated from the coding sequence ATGATCACTTGTCCTAACTGCAATCATCAAAATCCTCAAGAAGCTTTGCAATGCGAAAATTGCTATAGTTCTCTACCGGGAAGTGCTAGTTGTCCTAACTGCGGTGCAGCAGTTCAAACAGACGCTACTTTTTGCGGTCAGTGTGGTTTTAATCTCAATGCTGTAAATCTGGTTCCAGAAACAGAAGTTGCGGAGACAATAGTAACCTCCCAAACAACCCTCAAGCCTGAAGAGCCAGCAGCAGCCTCTACTTCTTCTCCTATGGTTAGCCCTTGGGATGAAGAATCGCCAGCAGCCGAATATGCGCCAGAGAGCGATTTTGTTGAAAGTAGCAATTCGACAGAGTTTATCGATCCAATAGATACCCCTGCGGCTAACAGGGAAGCTAGCGAACCAGAACCAACAATAGTTACCTCACCAGAGGAGCGAGACTTGGAGACTAGTGAAACTGCTTTTGCTTCGTCCGAACCAAACATGAATGGCGAATCCGCAACTGAAACCTATACTAATGCTCCCGTTGAAGACTCGGACCTAGAAACGGAAACATTTGCGCCAGTGGCGATTGAGCCTGAAGCTAATGCCTCTGTTTCAGAACCTCTATCTACTGAAGAATCTGTTATTACTTTTGCCGACGAAAACGAGGAGACTTTTAGCCAAAAGAAAGAACTAAGCTCGACTACAGACGAGGCAAGTTCGGTAGAAGCGGACATGGCAATCGAAGATATAGGAACTTCTGTGGCTGCTTCAGAACTTCCCGACTTCCAAAAGGATACCTCAACTGCTGCTTCAATTTCAGACTCAGACGAGAGCTTCGATTCGGCTACTCAATTGCAATCGAGTAATATTAGTTTGCTACACGTTCAAACCAATACCCCTTTGCTAGTTCCTCCCAATCTAGACCTGATTCATATTGGTAAGCCCAATAATAAAATTCCTCCGGATATAGATGTTTCGGGCTTTGCCCACTCTGAAGTTGTTTCCAGGATTCATGCCGACCTACGGGTAGAAGGCGATATTTACTTTATTGAAGATGTGGGTAGTTCCAACGGAACTTATGTCAACCATACTTCGCTAATTCCTGGAAATCGTCATCGGCTAAGAGCGGGCGATCGCATTTCTTTGGGTAAGGAAGATTTAGTCTCCTTTATCTTCCAGATTGATTAG